One window of Papaver somniferum cultivar HN1 chromosome 9, ASM357369v1, whole genome shotgun sequence genomic DNA carries:
- the LOC113307909 gene encoding calcium and calcium/calmodulin-dependent serine/threonine-protein kinase-like: protein MTDKESRKLSDQYEVADVLGKGGFSVVRRGVSKCPSTGERSHVAIKTLKRFGSTPLGLPRNRAGEKGLASLGFPMWKQVSISDALLTNEILVMRKIVEDVSPHPNVIHLHDVYEDSNGVHLVLELCSGGELFDRIMAQDKYNEVDAAAVVRQIAEGLVALHKANIVHRDLKPENCLFQSKSEDSPLKIMDFGLSSVEEFTDPIVGLFGSIDYVSPEALSQGKISAASDMWSLGVILYILLSGYPPFHATSNRHKQQLILAGDFSFDDHSWKTISSSAKQLISSLLTVDPHRRPTAQQILQHPWVTGDSAKQDLMDAEVVSRLHSFNARRKFRAAAIASVVSSTFFLRTKKLKNLLGSHDLTPEEIGKLMTHFKKICTKGDNATTSEFEEVLIAMGMSSLVPLAPRIFDLFDHNRDGTVDMREIVCGFQSLRSSQGDEALHLCFQMYDTDKSGCISKEEVASMLRALPQDCLPADITEPGKLDEIFDRMDANSDGKVTFDEFKAAMQRDSSLQDVVLSSLRPL, encoded by the exons ATGACAGACAAAGAATCAAGAAAACTATCCGATCAATATGAAGTTGCTGATGTTCTTGGTAAAGGTGGATTCTCAGTTGTGAGAAGGGGGGTAAGCAAATGTCCATCAACTGGAGAGAGATCTCATGTAgccataaaaacactaaagaggtTTGGGTCAACTCCTCTAGGGCTGCCTAGAAATCGAGCTGGTGAGAAGGGTTTAGCTTCATTAGGATTTCCAATGTGGAAGCAAGTGTCAATTTCAGATGCGCTGTTAACAAATGAGATTCTTGTCATGAGGAAGatagttgaagatgtttctcctCACCCAAATGTGATTCATCTTCACGATGTTTATGAGGATTCAAATGGTGTTCACCTTGTATTGGAACTATGTTCAGGGGGAGAACTTTTTGATAGAATTATGGCTCAGGATAAGTACAATGAGGTTGATGCTGCAGCTGTGGTTCGCCAAATAGCAGAGGGATTGGTAGCCCTGCATAAGGCTAATATCGTGCACCGCGATTTAAAACCTGAAAACTGTCTTTTTCAGAGCAAAAGTGAGGATTCACCTTTGAAGATCATGGATTTTGGGTTGAGTTCTGTGGAGGAGTTTACTGACCCTATTGTTGGATTGTTTGGTTCAATTGACTATGTCTCACCAGAGGCATTATCTCAAGGCAAAATATCAGCAGCAAGTGATATGTGGTCTTTGGGAGTCATCTTGTATATCCTTCTCTCAGG GTACCCTCCTTTTCATGCAACTTCGAATAGGCACAAGCAACAACTCATTTTGGCT GGTGATTTCAGCTTTGACGATCACAGCTGGAAGACCATTTCTTCGTCAGCGAAGCAACTAATTTCCAGTCTCCTAACTGTCGACCCGCATAGGAGACCTACTGCTCAACAG ATTCTGCAACATCCTTGGGTCACAGGGGATTCAGCAAAACAGGATCTCATGGATGCTGAGGTTGTTTCTCGTCTCCACAGTTTTAATGCTCGCCGTAAATTCCGTGCTGCTGCTATAGCTAGTGTCGTGAGTAGCACATTTTTCTTGAGAACAAAGAAGTTAAAGAATCTGTTAGGGTCTCATGACCTTACGCCCGAGGAAATTGGGAAGCTGATGACGCATTTCAAGAAAAT ATGCACGAAGGGTGACAATGCAACTACATCCGAGTTCGAGGAAGTTCTGATAGCGATGGGTATGAGCTCATTGGTCCCTCTTGCTCCTCGCATCTTTGATTTATTCGACCACAACCGGGATGGGACTGTGGATATGAGAGAAATAGTCTGTGGGTTCCAGAGCCTTAGAAGTTCACAAGGAGATGAGGCTCTTCATCTCTGTTTCCAG ATGTACGATACAGACAAGTCGGGATGTATCTCCAAGGAAGAAGTAGCTTCAATGCTTAGG GCTTTGCCACAGGACTGTCTACCTGCTGACATTACAGAACCTGGAAAGCTTGATGAGATTTTCGACCGAATGGATGCTAACAGTGATGGAAAGgtaacatttgatgagtttaaagcCGCCATGCAGAGAGATAGTTCTCTACAAGATGTGGTCCTTTCTTCTCTTCGTCCGCTCTAA